A stretch of the Mycolicibacterium celeriflavum genome encodes the following:
- a CDS encoding glycoside hydrolase family 38 N-terminal domain-containing protein yields the protein MRVISAESTDLFVGPADAPQQIVRIGYTGGGGEVRVDGDGVTGHARAAAGDGSLEVPVTVTDAVVGEQRQARVVTSDGITPFVFTVAEPGWTMYMISHFHYDPVWWNTQAAYTAAWSEDPPGRCRQTNGFDLVSAHLEMARREPEYKFVLAEVDYLKPFWDTHPEERDDLRRFIADDRVEIMGGTYNEPNTNLTSPETTIRNFVHGIGFQRDVLGANPATAWQLDAFGHDPQFPGMAADAGLTSSSWARGPHHQWGPMAGGGDPERMQFSSEFDWISPSGRGLLTHYMPAHYSAGWWMDSAPTLEQAEAETYQLFTSLKKVALTRNVLLPVGTDYTPPNKWVTAIHRSWNSRYTWPRFVCALPKEFFAAVRAELAERGVEPSPQTRDMNPIYTGKDVSYIDTKQANRAAEDAVLDAEKFAVFAGLLGGATYPQAALAKAWVQLAYGAHHDAITGSESDQVYLDLMTGWRDAWELGTAARNNALALLSGAVEGSVVVWNTLTHSRTDVVTAHLPEAGGPVRVIDCAGDEVPAQYGARTVSWLARDVPSLGWQAYRLEDSDSSTNWEPVQGNEISNEHYRLQVDPSRGGAVDSLIETDSGRSLLAHGKVGNELAVYDEYSAHPEAGEGPWHLLPKGPVTCSSSSAADVQAYRGALGERLKIRGRIGEVLRYEQTVTLWRGVPRVDCQTTIDEFTGADRLLRLRWPCPVPGALPVSEVGDAVIGRGFGLLHERGQEAAIDAATHPWTLDNPAYGWFGLSSTVRVRVGDGCHAVSVAEVVTPTETASAVARPLMVALARAAVTATCSGADKPRYGDLAVDSNLPDTRLAIGGPDENIFTATVLAEADSSYAEELKRQLHATGTARVWVPAAVPLAEAWVPGADLRDVRALPVLIVAGSTLDDAVTGVVEDLADWEIVVEQDSPAGEAAFEDRTVAVLNRGLPGFAVEPDGTMHLSLMRSCTGWPSGTWIDPPRRTAPDGSNFQLQHWTHTFEYALVSGDGDWRRAGVPARSAEFSHPLLAVTEKSGAAGGLPSSGSLLEIEPAGTVQLGALKAAGNPLAGGSARAVHPSDGVAMRFVETTGATAEVTVTSGLRRVSAAVRVDLLERPRVQEVTPDGLSLHGFEIATVLARFNMPQVLQADHAVLAPEAEEAQPLYARYWLHNRGPAALGGLPAVAHLHPQHVVASGSSVQLRLTAASDCSDEVLHGRVHLLCPDGWTAEPAVLSFMLPPGEYLDTSVSLTAPEKVLPGLYPVRAELALTGAHVSIPPAWRQVVEDVCVVAVDASPDDTLLRLVAGPEPVDVNAGESARLAVTVGTDAYADIAVEAHLISPWGTWEWLGPAASGVELSARGTAEIGFDVAPPEWIGPGEWWALIRLAGAGQLVYTPAVKVTVR from the coding sequence GTGCGGGTCATTTCGGCGGAGTCGACGGACTTGTTCGTCGGGCCCGCAGATGCGCCGCAGCAGATCGTGCGGATCGGTTACACCGGCGGCGGGGGCGAGGTGCGCGTCGACGGTGACGGCGTGACGGGTCACGCGCGCGCCGCAGCGGGGGACGGCAGCCTGGAGGTGCCGGTCACGGTGACCGACGCCGTCGTCGGCGAGCAGCGCCAGGCCCGCGTGGTCACCAGTGATGGCATCACGCCGTTCGTCTTCACCGTCGCCGAACCAGGCTGGACCATGTACATGATCAGCCACTTCCACTACGACCCGGTGTGGTGGAACACGCAGGCGGCCTACACCGCGGCGTGGAGCGAGGACCCGCCGGGCCGGTGCAGGCAGACCAACGGCTTCGATCTGGTCAGCGCACACCTCGAAATGGCCCGCCGGGAACCGGAATACAAGTTCGTGCTGGCCGAAGTCGACTACCTCAAGCCGTTCTGGGACACCCACCCCGAAGAGCGCGACGATCTACGCCGTTTCATCGCCGACGACCGGGTCGAGATCATGGGCGGCACCTACAACGAGCCGAACACCAACCTCACCAGTCCCGAGACGACGATTCGGAACTTCGTGCACGGCATCGGGTTTCAACGTGACGTGCTGGGCGCCAATCCGGCGACGGCCTGGCAGCTCGACGCGTTCGGTCACGATCCGCAGTTCCCCGGAATGGCCGCAGATGCGGGGCTGACGTCGAGTTCGTGGGCCCGCGGCCCCCATCACCAGTGGGGCCCGATGGCCGGCGGCGGCGATCCGGAGCGGATGCAGTTCAGCAGCGAGTTCGACTGGATCTCCCCGTCCGGGCGCGGGCTGCTCACCCACTACATGCCCGCACACTACTCGGCGGGCTGGTGGATGGATTCGGCGCCGACACTGGAGCAGGCCGAAGCCGAGACGTATCAACTGTTCACGTCGTTGAAGAAGGTGGCGCTGACCCGTAACGTGCTGCTGCCCGTCGGCACCGACTACACGCCACCGAACAAGTGGGTCACCGCGATTCACCGGTCATGGAACTCGCGCTACACCTGGCCCCGCTTCGTCTGCGCGCTGCCCAAGGAGTTCTTCGCGGCGGTGCGCGCCGAACTGGCCGAACGCGGTGTCGAGCCGTCGCCGCAGACGCGCGACATGAACCCGATCTACACCGGAAAAGACGTCTCCTACATCGACACAAAGCAGGCCAACCGGGCCGCCGAGGACGCGGTGCTCGACGCGGAGAAGTTCGCGGTGTTCGCCGGACTTCTCGGCGGTGCGACCTATCCGCAGGCGGCGCTGGCCAAGGCGTGGGTCCAATTGGCTTATGGCGCGCACCATGACGCGATCACCGGCTCGGAATCCGACCAGGTGTACCTCGATCTGATGACCGGCTGGCGCGACGCCTGGGAGTTGGGAACGGCGGCCCGCAACAACGCGCTGGCCCTGCTGTCGGGCGCGGTCGAAGGATCGGTCGTCGTGTGGAATACGTTGACGCACAGCCGCACTGACGTGGTGACCGCTCACCTTCCGGAAGCTGGCGGACCGGTGCGGGTCATCGACTGCGCCGGCGATGAGGTGCCCGCCCAGTACGGAGCACGGACGGTCAGCTGGCTGGCCCGCGACGTGCCGTCGCTGGGCTGGCAGGCCTACCGGCTTGAGGATTCGGACTCATCGACGAACTGGGAACCCGTGCAGGGTAACGAGATCAGCAATGAGCACTACCGGCTACAGGTGGACCCCTCACGTGGCGGTGCGGTGGACTCGTTGATCGAAACCGACTCGGGTCGCTCGTTGCTGGCCCACGGCAAGGTCGGAAATGAATTGGCGGTCTACGACGAATATTCCGCGCATCCGGAGGCCGGCGAGGGCCCGTGGCACCTGCTGCCCAAGGGGCCGGTGACCTGTTCGTCGTCGTCGGCGGCCGACGTGCAGGCCTACCGCGGAGCGTTAGGCGAGCGGCTGAAGATCCGCGGCCGCATCGGTGAGGTGTTGCGTTACGAACAGACCGTCACGCTGTGGCGGGGTGTGCCGCGCGTCGACTGTCAGACCACGATCGACGAGTTCACCGGCGCCGACCGGCTATTGCGGCTGCGCTGGCCGTGCCCGGTGCCCGGGGCGCTGCCGGTCAGCGAGGTCGGTGACGCGGTCATCGGGCGGGGGTTCGGACTGCTGCACGAACGCGGACAAGAAGCGGCGATCGACGCCGCGACGCATCCGTGGACGTTGGACAACCCGGCGTACGGCTGGTTCGGGCTGTCGTCGACCGTGCGGGTGCGCGTCGGCGACGGGTGTCACGCGGTGTCCGTTGCCGAGGTGGTGACGCCGACTGAGACCGCGTCCGCGGTGGCGCGTCCGCTGATGGTGGCGTTGGCGCGCGCCGCAGTCACCGCGACCTGCAGTGGCGCCGACAAGCCGCGCTACGGCGATCTCGCGGTCGACTCGAACCTGCCGGACACGCGGCTCGCGATCGGTGGACCCGATGAAAACATCTTCACCGCAACGGTTCTGGCCGAAGCGGATTCTTCGTACGCCGAGGAGTTGAAGCGGCAACTGCATGCGACCGGCACCGCCAGGGTGTGGGTGCCGGCGGCAGTGCCGCTGGCCGAGGCGTGGGTGCCGGGCGCAGATCTGCGTGACGTGCGGGCGCTGCCGGTGCTGATCGTCGCGGGGTCGACATTGGATGACGCGGTGACCGGCGTCGTCGAGGACCTGGCCGACTGGGAGATCGTTGTCGAGCAGGACTCACCGGCGGGGGAGGCGGCCTTCGAGGACCGGACGGTGGCGGTGCTGAATCGCGGTCTGCCGGGGTTCGCCGTCGAGCCCGATGGGACTATGCATCTTTCGCTGATGCGGTCATGCACAGGGTGGCCGTCGGGCACCTGGATCGACCCGCCACGCCGGACCGCGCCCGACGGGTCGAACTTCCAATTGCAGCACTGGACACACACTTTCGAATACGCGTTGGTCTCCGGTGACGGCGACTGGCGGCGGGCGGGCGTTCCGGCCCGTAGCGCGGAGTTCTCGCATCCGCTTCTTGCGGTGACGGAGAAGTCCGGTGCCGCGGGCGGGCTGCCGTCGTCGGGTTCGCTGTTGGAGATCGAGCCGGCGGGCACGGTGCAGCTCGGTGCGTTGAAGGCCGCCGGCAACCCGTTGGCCGGCGGTAGCGCCCGGGCGGTTCACCCGTCGGACGGCGTCGCGATGCGGTTCGTCGAAACGACCGGGGCCACGGCGGAAGTCACGGTCACCTCCGGGCTGCGACGAGTATCCGCCGCGGTTCGGGTGGATCTTCTCGAGCGGCCCCGCGTACAGGAGGTGACGCCGGACGGTTTGTCGTTGCACGGCTTCGAGATCGCCACCGTGCTGGCACGATTCAACATGCCGCAGGTACTGCAGGCCGATCATGCGGTGCTGGCGCCCGAGGCGGAGGAGGCGCAGCCGCTCTACGCTCGGTATTGGTTGCACAACCGGGGACCGGCGGCGCTCGGTGGTCTGCCCGCGGTCGCGCACCTGCATCCGCAGCACGTCGTCGCGTCCGGTTCGTCGGTGCAGCTCCGGCTCACCGCCGCCAGCGACTGCAGCGACGAGGTACTGCACGGACGGGTGCACCTGCTGTGCCCGGACGGCTGGACAGCCGAACCCGCCGTGCTGTCGTTCATGCTGCCGCCGGGCGAGTATCTGGACACCAGCGTGAGCCTCACCGCACCGGAGAAGGTGTTGCCCGGGTTGTACCCAGTGCGTGCAGAACTCGCGTTGACCGGCGCGCACGTGTCGATCCCGCCCGCGTGGCGCCAGGTGGTCGAGGACGTGTGCGTCGTCGCGGTCGACGCATCACCCGATGACACCCTGCTGCGGTTGGTCGCCGGACCGGAGCCCGTCGACGTCAACGCCGGTGAATCGGCGCGGCTCGCGGTCACGGTCGGCACCGACGCGTATGCCGACATCGCCGTCGAGGCACACCTCATCAGCCCATGGGGCACATGGGAATGGTTGGGTCCGGCGGCATCCGGCGTCGAGCTGTCCGCTCGTGGCACCGCGGAAATCGGCTTCGACGTCGCGCCTCCGGAATGGATAGGGCCCGGCGAATGGTGGGCGTTGATCCGGCTTGCCGGGGCCGGACAGCTCGTCTACACGCCTGCGGTGAAGGTGACGGTGCGATGA
- a CDS encoding endonuclease/exonuclease/phosphatase family protein, protein MRLATFNILHGRSVHDGMVHRDRLVESVRELDADILALQEVDLDQPRSGMADLTAVAAEAMGAVSHRFVAAISGTPGATWMAATGDEQPGTAAYGIALLSRFPAESWQVLRLPRIPVPFPMYLPGPNRVQIVNEEPRAAMVGELDAPLGPLTVANTHLSFVPGWNRVQLRRLLRDMRGFPSPRVLMGDLNMTPPTVRRWARLRPLATALTFPAHDPDRQLDHIVTDDPGLRVEQCCAPSLTISDHRALVIDISRA, encoded by the coding sequence ATGCGTCTGGCCACCTTCAACATCTTGCACGGGCGCAGCGTTCACGACGGCATGGTTCACCGCGACCGGCTCGTGGAATCCGTTCGGGAACTCGACGCCGACATCCTGGCGCTGCAGGAAGTCGACCTTGATCAGCCGCGTTCGGGCATGGCCGACCTCACCGCGGTCGCCGCCGAAGCAATGGGCGCAGTCAGCCACCGGTTCGTGGCGGCGATCTCCGGGACGCCGGGGGCCACCTGGATGGCCGCCACCGGTGACGAGCAACCCGGCACCGCCGCCTACGGGATCGCGCTGCTGTCGCGGTTTCCGGCGGAGTCGTGGCAGGTCTTGCGGCTGCCGCGAATTCCCGTGCCGTTTCCGATGTACCTGCCCGGTCCGAATCGGGTGCAGATCGTCAACGAGGAGCCGCGCGCGGCGATGGTCGGCGAGCTGGACGCCCCCCTGGGGCCGCTGACCGTTGCCAATACGCATCTGTCGTTCGTGCCGGGGTGGAACCGGGTGCAGTTGCGACGGTTGCTGCGCGATATGCGTGGCTTCCCGTCGCCGCGGGTGTTGATGGGCGATCTGAACATGACGCCGCCTACCGTCAGGCGGTGGGCCCGGCTGCGGCCACTGGCCACGGCCCTCACATTCCCCGCCCACGATCCCGACCGTCAGCTCGATCACATCGTCACCGACGATCCCGGCCTGCGGGTGGAGCAGTGCTGCGCGCCGTCGTTGACGATCTCGGATCACCGGGCTCTGGTGATCGACATCTCTCGCGCCTGA
- a CDS encoding helix-turn-helix transcriptional regulator: MAETTSRVLQLLGLLQSRRVWTGEDLAQRLEVTTRSVRRDVERLRDLGYPVHASKGHGGGYQLGAGAALPPLLLDPDEAVAMAVCLRLAAGGTVAGVGESALRALSKLDQVMPSRLRSQVAAVHDSTVTLTSPTSDAPVEPDVLMTLARACRDREHVCAGYVDIRGNATQRRLEPYQLVTTGRRWYLLAYDRDKQDWRSLRLDRMGDVRAQGSTFTPREAPDAATYVRRSISSSPYRYVARVRFHAPESVLTQHFSAASATVEADGPDACIVTAGADDPERMVFYFATVGCDFEVLEPPEVVRAVHAVSERLQRSLSL; encoded by the coding sequence ATGGCAGAAACGACCAGCCGGGTGCTGCAGCTGCTCGGGCTGCTGCAGTCCCGCCGCGTGTGGACCGGTGAGGACCTGGCCCAGCGGCTCGAGGTGACCACCCGCAGCGTGCGTCGCGACGTGGAACGCCTGCGTGACCTGGGTTATCCCGTGCACGCCAGCAAGGGCCACGGCGGCGGGTACCAACTCGGCGCCGGCGCGGCATTGCCCCCGCTGCTGCTCGACCCGGACGAGGCGGTCGCGATGGCCGTCTGCCTGCGGCTGGCCGCGGGCGGGACGGTGGCCGGTGTCGGCGAGTCCGCGTTGCGGGCGCTGAGCAAGCTCGATCAGGTGATGCCGTCGCGGCTGCGCTCGCAGGTGGCGGCGGTGCACGATTCGACGGTCACGCTGACCTCGCCGACCTCGGACGCGCCGGTCGAACCCGACGTGTTGATGACGCTGGCCCGGGCTTGCCGCGACCGCGAGCACGTCTGCGCCGGTTATGTCGACATCCGCGGAAACGCCACCCAGCGGCGGCTCGAGCCCTACCAACTGGTCACCACCGGACGGCGCTGGTATCTGCTGGCCTACGACCGCGACAAGCAGGACTGGCGCAGCCTGCGGCTGGACCGGATGGGCGACGTGCGGGCACAGGGCAGCACGTTCACGCCCCGCGAGGCGCCCGACGCCGCGACCTACGTGCGGCGCTCGATCAGCAGCTCGCCGTACCGGTACGTCGCACGCGTGCGATTTCATGCGCCGGAAAGTGTTCTGACGCAGCACTTCTCAGCGGCCTCGGCGACGGTCGAGGCGGACGGTCCGGACGCATGCATCGTCACCGCGGGCGCCGACGACCCCGAGCGCATGGTGTTCTACTTCGCGACGGTCGGTTGCGACTTCGAGGTGTTGGAGCCGCCGGAGGTGGTGCGCGCCGTCCACGCGGTGTCCGAGCGGTTGCAGCGCAGCCTCAGTTTGTGA
- a CDS encoding DinB family protein: MTTTDQLVEQLDFHWTQFLRPRLDGLTDDEYFWQPVPNCWTVHPDGSIDFVYPEPEPAPFTTIAWRLAHVIVGVFAMRNHSHFGAPPADYQTWPYATDAATALNQLDEQYRLWIDGVRALSDDDLNRPCGPAEGPYADYPFIALVLHINREAIHHGAEIACIRDLYVHTPDEKRK; the protein is encoded by the coding sequence ATGACGACAACAGACCAGTTGGTGGAGCAGTTGGACTTTCACTGGACCCAGTTCCTGCGACCGCGCCTCGACGGACTCACCGACGACGAGTACTTCTGGCAGCCGGTGCCGAACTGCTGGACCGTTCATCCGGACGGCTCGATCGATTTCGTCTATCCCGAACCGGAGCCCGCACCGTTCACGACCATCGCCTGGCGCCTCGCCCACGTCATCGTCGGCGTGTTCGCCATGCGCAACCACAGCCACTTCGGCGCGCCACCGGCCGACTACCAGACGTGGCCGTACGCTACGGACGCCGCGACTGCGCTGAATCAACTCGACGAGCAGTATCGACTCTGGATCGACGGCGTACGCGCATTGTCCGACGACGACCTGAATCGACCCTGCGGGCCGGCCGAGGGGCCATACGCCGACTATCCGTTCATCGCGCTGGTGCTGCACATCAACCGCGAAGCGATCCACCACGGCGCCGAAATCGCCTGCATCCGCGACCTTTACGTTCACACCCCCGATGAGAAGAGGAAGTAG
- a CDS encoding DinB family protein, which yields MPGMPPPAADERQSLLEFLAFQQNAFFAVAYGLTDEQARSTPSVSTLSIGGLVKHAAGVQTGWVERAACAPDFPPKDDRPMEELIAEYGDQYVMREDETLDGLLDALKRQNAETLRVLGECDLGTPVPVPRDVPWFPKDIDHWNVRWVILHLIEELSRHAGHADIIRESIDRATMYELMAASEQWPETEWIKRWRPTAAPG from the coding sequence ATGCCCGGAATGCCGCCACCTGCCGCCGACGAACGCCAGAGCCTGTTGGAGTTCCTCGCCTTTCAGCAGAACGCGTTCTTCGCGGTGGCCTACGGGCTGACCGACGAGCAGGCGCGATCCACGCCATCGGTCAGCACGCTGTCGATCGGCGGGCTGGTCAAGCATGCCGCCGGCGTGCAGACCGGTTGGGTGGAGCGCGCGGCGTGCGCACCCGACTTTCCACCGAAAGACGACCGCCCGATGGAGGAACTCATCGCCGAGTACGGCGACCAGTACGTGATGCGCGAGGACGAGACACTCGACGGATTACTCGACGCGCTCAAGCGGCAGAACGCCGAGACGCTGCGGGTCCTGGGCGAATGCGACCTAGGCACACCGGTCCCCGTGCCGCGCGATGTGCCGTGGTTCCCGAAAGACATCGATCACTGGAATGTGCGCTGGGTGATCCTGCATCTCATCGAAGAACTGAGCCGCCATGCGGGTCACGCCGACATCATCCGCGAATCCATCGACCGCGCAACGATGTACGAGCTGATGGCCGCCAGCGAGCAATGGCCGGAGACCGAGTGGATCAAGCGCTGGCGGCCTACCGCAGCACCTGGCTGA
- a CDS encoding TetR/AcrR family transcriptional regulator: MSSPTRWAGVPLTDRRAERRAQLIDAAFRLFGEGGEAAVSVRSVCRECGFNTRYFYESFADTDDLLGAVYDQVSAQLAEAVEAAMSQAGDSLRARTRAGIAAVLGFSSEDPRRGRVLFTDARSNPVLSARRAATQDLLREGVLTEGWRLQPNTDSVAAQVGAAMYTGAMAELAQQWLAGRLGTDLDAVVEHAVSQVLR, translated from the coding sequence GTGTCGAGTCCCACCCGCTGGGCGGGCGTGCCGCTGACGGACCGCCGCGCCGAACGCCGTGCGCAGCTCATCGATGCCGCTTTCCGGCTCTTCGGCGAGGGCGGTGAGGCCGCGGTGTCGGTGCGATCGGTGTGCCGGGAGTGCGGGTTCAACACGCGGTACTTCTACGAGAGCTTCGCCGACACCGACGACCTGCTCGGGGCGGTCTACGACCAGGTGAGCGCCCAGTTGGCCGAGGCGGTCGAGGCCGCGATGTCGCAGGCCGGCGACTCACTGCGGGCCAGGACGCGCGCGGGGATCGCCGCGGTGCTCGGGTTCAGTTCCGAGGATCCTCGCCGCGGGCGGGTGTTGTTCACCGACGCGCGATCGAACCCTGTGCTGTCAGCGCGCCGGGCCGCGACGCAGGACCTGCTGCGCGAGGGCGTGCTCACCGAGGGTTGGCGGTTGCAGCCGAACACCGACTCGGTCGCCGCCCAGGTCGGCGCGGCGATGTACACCGGCGCGATGGCCGAGCTGGCCCAGCAGTGGCTGGCGGGCCGGCTGGGCACCGACCTGGACGCCGTCGTCGAGCACGCCGTCAGCCAGGTGCTGCGGTAG
- a CDS encoding oxygenase MpaB family protein, which translates to MLLPHQFIGEFLNQRFDKDVRRNYFRGIEFAAPVGDPGWFGPGSAVWHVHSHMQALIFGLQCAAFMERLDPSIYWMGMHHSRLVKRDENGVGRPEIDPKGAAVRLGHSIAFFIGTAYGSTETAERLAQTVRSMHHTIKGTRPDGARYDADDPDWLRWNYATVVWGLATAHELYHPNPLRGKKIDRYYREFVRVGHALGGTDLPETKAEVAECLKSYLPRLAVTHGTAVATGPGLPLAQSAINWAIRDTMPPWAKQLIQHKDPNIIERTTRRATVWSVINALHLAQGPIPEFQQAQARVASGTDVPHTLPTYQPGDDPVRSREEVERAFAQA; encoded by the coding sequence ATTCTGCTGCCGCACCAGTTCATCGGAGAGTTCCTCAACCAGCGCTTCGACAAGGACGTGCGACGCAACTACTTCCGCGGCATCGAATTCGCCGCCCCCGTGGGCGACCCGGGCTGGTTCGGTCCGGGTAGCGCGGTCTGGCACGTGCACTCGCACATGCAGGCGCTGATCTTCGGGTTGCAGTGTGCGGCGTTCATGGAGCGGCTCGACCCGTCGATCTACTGGATGGGCATGCACCACTCACGGCTGGTGAAGCGCGACGAAAACGGTGTCGGTCGACCGGAGATCGATCCCAAGGGTGCCGCCGTACGCCTCGGTCATTCGATCGCGTTCTTCATCGGCACGGCCTACGGGTCCACCGAGACCGCGGAGCGGCTGGCGCAGACGGTGCGGTCGATGCACCACACCATCAAGGGCACCCGCCCGGACGGCGCCCGCTACGACGCCGACGACCCGGACTGGCTGCGGTGGAATTACGCCACCGTGGTCTGGGGCCTCGCGACCGCACACGAGCTATATCACCCGAACCCGTTGCGCGGCAAGAAGATCGACCGCTACTACCGCGAGTTTGTGCGCGTCGGCCACGCGCTGGGCGGCACCGACCTGCCCGAGACCAAGGCCGAGGTCGCCGAATGCCTGAAGTCCTACCTGCCGCGGCTGGCCGTCACGCACGGCACGGCGGTGGCCACCGGACCGGGCCTGCCGCTGGCGCAGAGCGCGATCAACTGGGCCATCCGCGACACCATGCCGCCTTGGGCCAAGCAGTTGATCCAGCACAAGGACCCCAATATCATCGAGCGCACCACCCGCCGGGCGACCGTCTGGTCGGTCATCAACGCGTTGCACCTGGCGCAGGGACCCATCCCGGAGTTCCAGCAGGCGCAAGCCAGGGTGGCGTCGGGCACCGACGTGCCGCACACGCTGCCGACGTATCAGCCGGGCGACGACCCGGTCCGCAGCCGCGAGGAAGTGGAGCGCGCTTTCGCGCAGGCCTGA
- a CDS encoding ABC1 kinase family protein, whose protein sequence is MSTTPKTKHREVARLDRVPLPIEAARVGATGWQITRTGARVVTNLAGRGSWQQKIIKQIPQTFADLGPTYVKFGQIIASSPGAFGEPLSKEFRSLLDRVPPADANEVHKLFVEDLGDEPANLFKSFDDKPFASASIAQVHYATLHSGEEVVVKIQRPGIRRRVAADLQILKRGARLVEFAKLGQRLSAQDVVADFADNLAEELDFRLEAQSMDAWVSHMHASPLGRNIRVPQVYWDLTSERVLTMERIQGTRIDDVKTIRQKGFDGTELVKALLFSVFEGGLRHGLFHGDLHAGNLYVDDDGKIVFFDFGIMGRVDPRTRWLLRELVYALLVKKDHAAAGKIVVLMGAVGTVKPEAQAAKDLEKFATPLTMSTLGDMSYAEIGKQLSTLAEAYDVKLPRELVLIGKQFLYVERYMKLLAPKWQMMSDPQLTGYFANFMVEVSREHSDELDSEVQT, encoded by the coding sequence ATGAGTACCACGCCGAAGACCAAGCACCGCGAGGTTGCCAGGCTGGACCGGGTCCCGCTGCCCATCGAGGCTGCTCGCGTCGGCGCGACGGGTTGGCAGATAACTCGCACCGGCGCGCGCGTCGTCACGAACCTCGCCGGCCGCGGCTCGTGGCAGCAGAAGATCATCAAGCAGATCCCGCAGACGTTCGCCGACCTGGGCCCCACCTACGTCAAGTTCGGCCAGATCATCGCGTCGAGTCCCGGCGCCTTCGGGGAGCCGCTGTCCAAGGAGTTCCGCAGCCTGCTCGACCGGGTGCCGCCCGCGGACGCCAATGAAGTGCACAAGCTGTTCGTCGAGGACCTCGGCGACGAGCCGGCGAATCTGTTCAAGAGCTTCGACGACAAGCCGTTCGCCTCCGCGTCCATCGCGCAGGTGCACTACGCGACGCTGCACAGCGGTGAAGAGGTCGTCGTCAAGATCCAGCGACCCGGCATCCGCCGACGCGTCGCGGCCGACCTGCAGATCCTCAAGCGGGGCGCGCGCCTGGTGGAGTTCGCCAAGCTGGGCCAGCGCCTGAGCGCCCAGGACGTCGTCGCCGACTTCGCCGACAACCTCGCCGAGGAACTGGACTTCCGGCTCGAGGCTCAGTCGATGGACGCCTGGGTGTCGCACATGCACGCTTCGCCCCTGGGCCGCAACATCCGTGTGCCGCAAGTTTATTGGGATCTGACCAGCGAACGCGTGCTGACGATGGAGCGCATCCAGGGCACCCGCATCGACGACGTGAAAACCATCCGCCAGAAAGGCTTCGACGGCACCGAACTCGTGAAGGCCCTGCTGTTCAGCGTCTTCGAAGGCGGCCTGCGCCACGGCCTGTTCCACGGTGACCTGCACGCGGGCAACCTCTACGTCGACGACGACGGCAAGATCGTGTTCTTCGACTTCGGAATCATGGGCCGCGTCGACCCACGCACCCGCTGGCTGCTGCGGGAGCTGGTGTACGCGCTGCTGGTGAAGAAGGACCACGCCGCGGCGGGCAAGATCGTCGTGCTGATGGGCGCCGTCGGCACCGTGAAGCCCGAGGCCCAGGCGGCCAAGGACCTGGAGAAGTTCGCGACACCGCTGACGATGTCGACGCTGGGCGATATGAGCTACGCCGAGATCGGCAAGCAACTGTCCACGCTGGCCGAGGCCTACGACGTCAAGCTGCCGCGCGAACTCGTGCTGATCGGCAAGCAGTTCCTCTACGTGGAGCGCTACATGAAGCTTCTCGCCCCGAAGTGGCAGATGATGTCCGATCCGCAGCTGACGGGGTATTTCGCCAACTTCATGGTCGAGGTCAGCCGGGAGCATTCCGACGAACTCGACAGCGAGGTGCAGACCTAA